The DNA segment GCGAACGGCGACCCGTCGGGTGTGTGCGCCCTTGATCGCCGTCGTCAGGAGGTCGGCGGCCAGGTCGGGGTCGACGTGCTCGTCGAACTCGCCCGCCTCGACGCCGTCGGCGATCGTCTCGCGGAGCCGGGAGACCAGCGCCTCGTCGAACGTGGAGAGGGTCTCCTGTATCGCCTCGTCGTACGGTGCCTGCGCCCGGACTTCGAGCATCGCGGTCTGAAAGTCGATCCCCGGGTCGGCCGCCTCGTCCGCGAGTTGCATGGTGAGCAACGCGTCGAGTCGATCGCGCGCGGTCTCACCCGACAGGTCGTCGAGCCGTCCCGTGTATCGTTCGTAGAGGTAGTCGAGAAACCGATCGAAGAGGCGCTCCTTGCTGTCGTAGTGGTAGTGGATCGTCGCCTTGCTCAGATCCGACTCGTCCGCGATCCGCTGCATCGTCAGTTCCGCGTAGCCGTGTTCGCAGAGGGCTCGATAGGTCGCATCGAGAATCGTCCGTTCCGATTCGTCCATTAGAGTAGCGGTACTTACTAACCAGTTAGTCAAAAATCTTGGGGACCCGGATGGACGTGGCTGACGTGTCACGTACCGAGACGCTGTCGACCGAACGGAAGTCGACCGACCCAACCGGGCCGTACAAAACCGTTATCCTCGGAGCGCGTCGAGTAGGGGTGATGGCAGACACGCCGGACCGGTCGGGCGAGGACCCCGACGAGGCGATCATGCGCGCGACCTACCGGGCGCTGAGTACGCACGGGTACGCCGACCTCACGATGCAGCGGATCGCAGACGAGTACGGCAAGTCCACGGCGGCAATCCACTACCACTACGACACCAAAGACGATCTGCTCGCGGCGTTTCTCGACTTCGTCCTCGGCCGGTTCAAAGACGCCGTCCACGACGTCGAGACGACCGATCCGGAGGACCGACTGGAACTCCTGCTCGATGGGTTGCTCGTGAAAGCGAGCGAGCACACCGAGTTGCTGGTCGCGATGCTCGAGATGCGGGCGCAAGCGCCGTACAACGACACGTTCGCAGAGCGCTTTCGGGAGAACGACGCCTACGTACGATACTTGCTGGAGACGGTGATCGACCAGGGTATCGACGCGGGCGCCTTCGCCGATGCGGACGCAGAGCACGTCGCCAGGGTGCTCGTGACGATCGTCGACGGTGCGCGGACGCGGGCGGTCGTCCTCGGCGAGGAGACGGCGCTGTCGACGGCGAGACGCGCCGCCACCGAGTACCTCGCGGCGACGCTGGACCATCGGCCGGCGGAGTGACGGTGCCCGTCCGCCGGGAGTGACGCCGGACCCGCTCGCTCTCGTCGGGCACGACGCCGGACCCGCTCGCTCCCGCCGGGGGTGACGCCGGACCCGCTCGCTCACGTCGGGCACGACGCCGGATTCGATCGACTACCGGTCGCTCCCGTCGAGCGGTTCCGTACACCACTGACAGAAGTCGAGTTCCGGGTCGACCGCCTTGCCGCAGTGCGGACAGGACGGCTCGTCGGTCGATTCTTCGCCGCCGAGCGTCGTATCCGCCGTTCCGCGCCGATTGTGAACCATAGCGAGGACGTAGGCGTCGACGGTGCTGAGGACGGCGACGACCAGCGCCGGTGCGAGTTCGATCGCGTCGACCGATTCACCCCGCCACAGCGCCTGCACCGCGTCCGGTTCGACGAACGATCCGGCGAGCAACATGACGAGCAGCCATCCGAGCGCTCGCATCCAGCGACGCAGATACAGGTGTCCCAGCCCGGTCACGAGGACCGCGAGCGCCGCGGCGAGCCACGGCCGCTTGCGGGTCGACTGGTGTTCCATACAGAAACTAACCGGTCAGTCGGGAATAAACCTTTCACCCCCGGCGAATGGACCCCATTCGGTCACCCGCTCGTCGGCGTCGTCGATCGCCAGGCGATACGCCTGACGGCCCCGGACGCGACGGTGGCGATGGCGATCTCCAGGCCACCGGCGACCAGGAACGCGGCGAGGTAGCCGTACCACTCCGTGA comes from the Halovivax cerinus genome and includes:
- a CDS encoding TetR/AcrR family transcriptional regulator translates to MDESERTILDATYRALCEHGYAELTMQRIADESDLSKATIHYHYDSKERLFDRFLDYLYERYTGRLDDLSGETARDRLDALLTMQLADEAADPGIDFQTAMLEVRAQAPYDEAIQETLSTFDEALVSRLRETIADGVEAGEFDEHVDPDLAADLLTTAIKGAHTRRVAVRHPLDRSYEAARTYVETYLVREDASEVTA
- a CDS encoding TetR/AcrR family transcriptional regulator, translated to MADTPDRSGEDPDEAIMRATYRALSTHGYADLTMQRIADEYGKSTAAIHYHYDTKDDLLAAFLDFVLGRFKDAVHDVETTDPEDRLELLLDGLLVKASEHTELLVAMLEMRAQAPYNDTFAERFRENDAYVRYLLETVIDQGIDAGAFADADAEHVARVLVTIVDGARTRAVVLGEETALSTARRAATEYLAATLDHRPAE
- a CDS encoding zinc ribbon domain-containing protein; amino-acid sequence: MEHQSTRKRPWLAAALAVLVTGLGHLYLRRWMRALGWLLVMLLAGSFVEPDAVQALWRGESVDAIELAPALVVAVLSTVDAYVLAMVHNRRGTADTTLGGEESTDEPSCPHCGKAVDPELDFCQWCTEPLDGSDR